The following coding sequences are from one Haploplasma axanthum window:
- the rpiB gene encoding ribose 5-phosphate isomerase B, with product MKVVIGSDHAGYKMKENLKKHLKEKNVEVVDVGTNSEESVDYPVFGEKVGEEVVSKNYDFGIVVCGTGIGISIAANKVKGVRAALVHDTLTARLAKEHNDANVLAIGGRNTDFKEAEKIVDAFMDAEFEARHQRRIDLISDMEENKK from the coding sequence ATGAAAGTAGTTATTGGAAGTGACCACGCAGGTTACAAGATGAAAGAAAACTTGAAAAAACATTTAAAAGAAAAAAATGTTGAAGTTGTTGATGTTGGAACTAATAGTGAAGAATCTGTTGATTATCCAGTCTTTGGTGAAAAAGTTGGAGAAGAAGTTGTTAGTAAAAACTATGATTTTGGAATCGTAGTATGTGGAACAGGAATTGGTATTAGTATTGCAGCTAATAAAGTTAAAGGTGTTAGAGCTGCACTTGTTCATGATACATTAACTGCAAGATTAGCTAAAGAACATAATGATGCCAATGTACTTGCTATCGGTGGAAGAAACACTGATTTCAAGGAAGCAGAGAAAATTGTTGATGCTTTTATGGATGCCGAGTTTGAAGCGAGACATCAAAGAAGAATAGATTTAATTAGCGACATGGAGGAAAATAAAAAATAA
- the upp gene encoding uracil phosphoribosyltransferase gives MKTAKILKHPLIEHKLGIIRNKETKTKEFRETVSEIAGLLTYEITRELKLKEKEIETPVSKCISYELKDEVVIVPILRAGLGMVEGIQNLIPSAKVGHIGLYRDEETLEAKEYYAKFPVGMKDSTVLLIDPMLATGNSTVKAIDILKNKGAKNIIFVGLVGSPEGVERLQGAHPDVQIYLAALDEKLNEHGYIVPGLGDAGDRLFGTK, from the coding sequence ATGAAAACTGCTAAGATTTTAAAACACCCGTTAATAGAACATAAATTGGGGATAATAAGAAATAAAGAGACAAAGACAAAAGAGTTCAGAGAGACTGTATCAGAGATTGCGGGTTTATTAACTTATGAAATAACGCGTGAATTAAAATTGAAGGAGAAAGAAATTGAAACTCCTGTATCAAAATGTATCAGTTATGAATTAAAAGACGAAGTAGTAATTGTTCCAATTCTTCGTGCTGGACTAGGGATGGTTGAAGGAATTCAAAATTTAATTCCAAGTGCAAAAGTAGGACATATTGGATTATACCGTGATGAAGAAACCTTAGAAGCTAAAGAGTATTATGCTAAGTTCCCAGTTGGAATGAAAGATAGCACAGTATTATTAATTGATCCGATGCTTGCAACAGGTAATTCAACAGTTAAAGCAATTGATATATTAAAAAACAAGGGAGCTAAAAACATTATTTTTGTTGGGCTTGTAGGAAGTCCTGAAGGTGTTGAAAGATTACAAGGAGCTCATCCAGATGTTCAAATTTATTTAGCTGCACTAGATGAAAAATTAAATGAACATGGTTATATTGTTCCAGGTCTTGGAGATGCTGGAGATAGACTTTTCGGTACTAAGTAA
- the prmC gene encoding peptide chain release factor N(5)-glutamine methyltransferase has translation MIIEELLKQAYNLCQTDEEKSAVFWLLLELLEYKYSDYILRKHEVISDKLISRYRAFVNEYLNEKNPVQYIVGYGYFYGRKFYVNKSTLIPRPETEYLIEKTIKYAKNFFNTKDVIKVLDLATGSGCIGITIKLETNYDVTLSDISDEALKVASKNISFYNLNVKTIESDWFSNINDKFDLIISNPPYIRTDYKVDEIVSKEPFSALYSGGLGIDSYELILENINDYLEDKAMIAFEHGYDQNTLIANLVEKNLKSVKIVQEKDLNNKDRYTFVFKSGGVAHEK, from the coding sequence AATTGAAGAGTTATTAAAACAAGCATATAATCTTTGTCAAACAGATGAAGAAAAAAGTGCTGTTTTTTGGCTTTTACTTGAATTGTTAGAGTATAAATATAGTGATTATATATTAAGAAAACATGAAGTGATAAGTGATAAACTTATTTCTAGATATCGAGCTTTTGTTAATGAGTATTTAAACGAAAAAAATCCAGTTCAATATATTGTTGGATATGGTTATTTTTATGGAAGAAAGTTTTATGTTAACAAAAGTACACTTATTCCAAGACCAGAAACCGAATATTTGATTGAAAAAACTATAAAATATGCAAAAAATTTTTTTAATACTAAAGATGTAATTAAAGTTCTTGATTTAGCAACCGGTAGTGGATGTATTGGAATAACAATCAAACTTGAAACAAATTATGATGTTACACTTTCTGATATTAGTGATGAAGCATTAAAGGTTGCTAGTAAAAATATTAGTTTTTATAATTTAAATGTTAAAACAATTGAAAGTGATTGGTTTAGTAATATTAATGATAAATTTGATTTAATAATTAGTAATCCACCGTATATTAGAACGGATTATAAGGTTGATGAGATTGTCTCTAAAGAGCCATTTAGTGCCTTATATAGTGGTGGTTTAGGAATTGATTCTTATGAATTAATTCTTGAAAATATTAATGATTATTTAGAAGATAAAGCTATGATTGCTTTTGAACATGGATATGATCAAAACACTTTAATAGCAAATTTAGTTGAAAAAAACTTAAAAAGTGTTAAAATAGTGCAGGAAAAAGATTTAAATAATAAAGATAGATATACATTTGTTTTTAAGTCTGGAGGTGTTGCACATGAAAAATAA
- the typA gene encoding translational GTPase TypA translates to MDIRNIAIIAHVDHGKTTLVNKLIESGIKDDHTVLQERVMDSDALEREKGITILAKNTSIIYKDTKINILDTPGHADFGGEVERIMHMVDGVLLLVDAFEGVMPQTRFVLKKALEKKVKPIVVVNKIDRDAANPQKALNEVYDLFIDLGASEEELDFPVLYGSALLGKMSKKPELTDEGVSVIFDQIIETIKAPEADATKPFKFQPSLIDYNSFVGRMGVGKIYQGSITVGTEVSCIREDDKVIKFRVQKIYQNEGVSKIEVETAYAGDIVSIAGLSDIQVGETLTAVGFEEKMPAIEVGEPTVEMAFSANNSPFVGKDGIHITATKLAARLEKEIHKDVSLKIRKSDEKDTWVVSGRGELHLSILIENMRREGFEFQVAKPKVVIKEENGTKYEPYELAYIDVPNESVGSVIEILGSRNGELVKIDQSNNYTKIEYIIPSRGLIGFMTTFLTLTKGYGIINHSFYDYRKLEHIEAINRQSGALISNSDGFSTQYALKKLEERGMMFVEPRTAVYEGMIIGENNRPNDLVVNVTQEKQLTNVRQANKEQTVVLKRPKILNLEECLSFINDDELVEITPKNIRLRKKYLTEVLRKRNR, encoded by the coding sequence ATGGATATAAGAAATATTGCAATTATTGCCCACGTTGATCATGGTAAGACAACATTAGTAAATAAGTTAATTGAAAGTGGAATTAAAGATGATCATACAGTTCTACAAGAAAGAGTTATGGATAGTGATGCTCTTGAAAGAGAAAAAGGAATTACTATTTTAGCTAAAAATACATCAATAATATATAAGGATACAAAGATTAACATCTTAGATACACCAGGTCATGCTGACTTTGGTGGTGAAGTTGAGAGAATTATGCACATGGTTGATGGTGTATTATTATTAGTTGATGCTTTTGAAGGTGTAATGCCACAAACAAGATTTGTTTTGAAAAAAGCATTAGAAAAGAAAGTTAAACCAATTGTTGTTGTTAATAAAATTGATAGAGATGCTGCAAACCCTCAAAAAGCATTAAATGAAGTTTATGATTTGTTTATTGATTTAGGTGCAAGCGAGGAAGAACTTGATTTTCCAGTTTTATATGGTTCAGCATTACTAGGTAAAATGAGTAAAAAACCAGAGTTAACGGATGAAGGAGTTTCAGTTATTTTTGACCAAATTATTGAAACAATTAAAGCTCCAGAAGCAGATGCAACAAAACCATTTAAATTTCAACCATCGTTAATTGACTATAATTCATTTGTTGGTAGAATGGGTGTTGGTAAAATTTATCAAGGTTCAATTACAGTCGGTACTGAAGTTAGTTGTATTAGAGAAGACGATAAAGTTATTAAGTTTAGAGTTCAAAAAATTTATCAAAACGAAGGCGTAAGCAAGATTGAAGTTGAAACAGCTTATGCTGGTGATATTGTTTCAATCGCTGGATTAAGTGATATTCAAGTTGGTGAAACATTGACTGCAGTTGGTTTTGAAGAAAAAATGCCAGCTATTGAAGTTGGTGAACCAACAGTTGAAATGGCATTTTCTGCAAATAATTCACCATTTGTTGGTAAAGATGGAATACATATTACAGCTACTAAATTAGCAGCAAGATTAGAAAAAGAAATTCATAAAGATGTTAGTTTGAAAATTAGAAAATCAGATGAAAAAGATACTTGGGTAGTTTCAGGTCGTGGAGAATTACACTTAAGTATTTTAATTGAAAATATGCGTAGAGAAGGTTTTGAGTTCCAAGTTGCTAAACCAAAAGTTGTTATTAAAGAAGAAAATGGAACTAAATATGAACCATATGAATTAGCATATATTGATGTACCAAACGAATCAGTTGGATCAGTTATTGAAATTTTAGGATCTAGAAATGGTGAGTTAGTTAAGATTGATCAAAGTAATAATTACACAAAGATTGAATATATAATTCCATCACGTGGATTAATTGGATTTATGACAACATTCTTAACTCTTACAAAAGGGTATGGAATTATAAATCATAGTTTTTATGATTATAGAAAACTAGAACATATTGAAGCAATCAATAGACAATCTGGAGCATTAATTTCTAATAGTGATGGATTCTCTACTCAATATGCATTAAAGAAACTAGAAGAACGTGGAATGATGTTTGTTGAACCAAGAACAGCAGTTTATGAAGGAATGATTATTGGAGAAAATAATCGCCCAAATGACTTAGTTGTAAATGTTACACAAGAAAAGCAATTAACAAACGTTAGACAAGCAAATAAAGAACAAACAGTTGTTTTAAAAAGACCAAAGATTTTAAATTTAGAAGAATGTTTATCATTTATTAATGATGATGAACTTGTTGAAATAACTCCTAAAAATATTAGATTAAGAAAAAAATATTTAACTGAAGTACTTCGTAAAAGAAATCGTTAA
- a CDS encoding L-threonylcarbamoyladenylate synthase codes for MKNNLIIFPTDTVYGIGTTLYDTLGINKIYEIKGRDFNKPIAVLCANLEQIERFAKLTDLARLIGQRFWPGGLTLILETTEEYYEKTGEKTIGVRIPNHKLALEILNENGPMKVTSINQSGEPPLNDYEIIFEKYNNVVKKIYKNNETIQEVASTVISLVNNFEIIREGNITKNDILEVLKSLEA; via the coding sequence ATGAAAAATAACTTAATCATATTTCCAACTGATACAGTATATGGAATTGGAACTACATTATATGATACTCTAGGTATTAATAAAATATATGAAATAAAAGGTAGAGATTTTAATAAACCAATTGCTGTTTTGTGTGCGAACTTAGAACAAATTGAAAGATTTGCTAAATTAACTGATTTAGCGAGATTAATTGGTCAAAGATTTTGGCCTGGAGGCTTAACCCTTATTTTAGAAACTACAGAAGAATATTATGAAAAAACTGGTGAAAAGACAATTGGTGTAAGGATTCCAAATCATAAATTAGCTTTAGAAATTTTAAATGAAAATGGTCCGATGAAAGTTACATCAATTAATCAAAGTGGTGAACCACCACTTAATGATTATGAAATTATTTTTGAAAAATATAATAATGTAGTAAAGAAAATTTATAAGAATAATGAAACTATCCAAGAAGTAGCTTCAACAGTTATTAGCTTGGTAAATAATTTTGAGATTATTAGAGAAGGAAATATCACTAAAAACGATATTTTAGAAGTTTTAAAAAGTCTTGAAGCATAA
- a CDS encoding DUF1146 domain-containing protein has translation MTRLIIYFVALLLFFAIVFKVLRALNLENAFKKNHVWEIKVAYIIFSIVIAHLLAEVVMKLYGWSVIIIQNIN, from the coding sequence ATGACAAGATTAATTATTTATTTTGTGGCTTTGTTGTTATTCTTTGCTATTGTATTTAAAGTATTAAGAGCACTTAATCTTGAAAATGCATTTAAGAAAAATCATGTATGGGAAATAAAAGTTGCATATATTATCTTTTCTATAGTGATTGCTCATTTATTAGCTGAAGTAGTAATGAAGTTATATGGTTGGTCAGTAATAATAATTCAAAATATAAATTAA